One Streptomyces sp. NBC_00223 genomic window carries:
- a CDS encoding S53 family peptidase has product MRPPRPLSRAAAVTAGATALTAAALFLPPVTGAAGAAAAAPPVRPRPAVTGHRLVSGAGSPLTIAQCQDKWGINCYTPQQYRQAYDLDPLYRAGITGKGRTIVIVDSYGSPTIQHDLDVYSAQFGIPSTQVQIVRWGDVPPFDATDPDQSGWAGESSLDVEMAHAVAPDAHLVLVETGVAETEGVTGLPEMMDAEKSLIDRGIGDVISQSFGATENTFPGFEHGDFAALQQLRYAFEDAARHGVTVLGSSGDSGATDAIADGSVNYPYAVNSWPSADPLVVSVGGTQLHLDEAGNRTAPDSVYHDYGASGGGTSQVFARPSYQNGVKDVVGERRGTPDISMSAAVDGGAWVYSSYDPREVGWNVYGGTSESSPLFSGVVALADQLAGRRLGDLHEALYALAADDSRYTGIVDVADGTDNSYDGVPGYTAVKGYDMATGVGTLDATRFAHALAAGGWRH; this is encoded by the coding sequence ATGCGCCCACCTCGTCCGCTTTCACGCGCCGCGGCCGTCACGGCGGGGGCCACCGCCCTGACCGCCGCGGCCCTGTTCCTCCCCCCGGTGACCGGGGCGGCCGGCGCCGCCGCCGCAGCGCCGCCCGTCAGGCCGCGGCCGGCCGTGACCGGGCACCGGCTGGTCAGCGGCGCCGGCAGCCCGCTGACCATCGCGCAGTGCCAGGACAAGTGGGGCATCAACTGCTACACGCCCCAGCAGTACCGGCAGGCGTACGACCTCGACCCGCTCTACCGGGCCGGGATCACCGGCAAGGGCCGCACGATCGTGATCGTGGACTCGTACGGCTCCCCGACGATCCAGCACGATCTCGACGTCTACAGTGCCCAGTTCGGCATCCCGAGCACGCAGGTGCAGATCGTCAGGTGGGGCGACGTACCGCCTTTCGACGCGACCGACCCGGACCAGAGCGGGTGGGCGGGGGAGAGCAGCCTGGACGTGGAGATGGCCCACGCGGTGGCGCCCGACGCGCATCTGGTGCTGGTGGAGACCGGGGTCGCCGAGACCGAGGGCGTCACCGGTCTGCCGGAGATGATGGACGCGGAGAAGTCGCTGATCGACCGCGGGATCGGCGATGTGATCTCGCAGAGCTTCGGCGCGACCGAGAACACCTTCCCCGGCTTCGAGCACGGTGACTTCGCGGCCCTTCAGCAGTTGCGCTACGCCTTCGAGGACGCGGCCCGGCACGGGGTGACCGTCCTGGGCTCCTCCGGCGACAGCGGCGCGACCGACGCGATCGCGGACGGCAGCGTCAACTACCCGTACGCCGTGAACTCCTGGCCGTCGGCCGACCCGCTGGTCGTGTCGGTCGGCGGCACCCAGCTGCACCTGGACGAGGCGGGGAACCGTACCGCGCCCGACAGCGTGTACCACGACTACGGCGCGAGCGGCGGCGGCACGTCGCAGGTGTTCGCGCGGCCCTCGTACCAGAACGGGGTCAAGGACGTCGTCGGCGAGCGGCGCGGTACGCCCGACATCTCGATGTCCGCCGCGGTCGACGGCGGCGCGTGGGTGTACTCCAGCTACGACCCGAGGGAGGTCGGCTGGAACGTCTACGGCGGCACCAGCGAGTCCAGCCCGCTCTTCTCCGGCGTCGTCGCGCTGGCCGACCAGCTCGCCGGGCGCCGGCTGGGCGACCTGCACGAGGCGCTGTACGCGCTGGCGGCCGACGACAGCAGGTACACCGGGATCGTGGACGTGGCCGACGGGACGGACAACAGCTATGACGGCGTGCCCGGTTACACCGCGGTGAAGGGGTACGACATGGCGACCGGGGTCGGCACCCTGGACGCCACACGGTTCGCGCACGCCCTCGCCGCCGGAGGGTGGCGGCACTGA
- a CDS encoding glycosyl hydrolase family 18 protein — protein sequence MTGRVRRPIRALLTGLVTAAASAGLALTGGAGTAHAATPLPAHVFAPYFEAWNGDSLSGLASASGNKYLTMAFIQTASVGSCTPYWNGDSSLPISSASFGGDINILHASGGDVIPSFGGYTADNTGTELADSCTDVNSIAAAYEKVITTYDISRIDLDIEDNSLTKTAGIDRRNKAIKVVEDWAAANGRSIQFSYTLPTTTTGLASSGLNVLKNAVTNGARIDVVNLMTFDYYDGATHNMATDTQTAATGLHNQLATLYPTKTDAQLWGSIGVIEMPGIDDYGPAETFTTANATTVYNWAVSKGINTLSFWALQRDNGGCPGTGGSDSCSGTTQTTWQFSHTFEPFTSGGGTTTPPTTNDFSVSLSPASGSVLAGASATSTVHTAVTNGSAQSVALTVSGAPAGVTASLSPASVTAGGNSTLTVATTASAAPGTYTLTVNGTAASGSHAATYVLTVTGPTTGCTTTAWNKTAIYVGGDHVSYGGHNWLAKWWTTGETPGTTGEWGVWQDLGAC from the coding sequence ATGACCGGACGCGTTCGCAGACCCATTCGCGCACTGCTCACCGGGCTCGTCACCGCGGCCGCGTCGGCAGGGCTCGCCCTGACCGGCGGCGCCGGCACCGCCCACGCCGCGACCCCGCTGCCCGCCCATGTCTTCGCCCCGTACTTCGAGGCGTGGAACGGCGACAGCCTCTCCGGACTGGCGTCCGCCTCGGGCAACAAGTACCTGACGATGGCCTTCATCCAGACGGCCTCCGTCGGCTCCTGCACGCCGTACTGGAACGGCGACAGCAGCCTGCCGATCTCGTCCGCCAGCTTCGGCGGCGACATCAACATCCTGCACGCCTCCGGCGGCGACGTCATCCCGTCCTTCGGCGGCTACACGGCCGACAACACGGGCACCGAGCTGGCCGACAGCTGCACGGACGTCAACTCCATCGCCGCGGCGTACGAGAAGGTCATCACGACCTACGACATCAGCCGGATCGACCTCGACATCGAGGACAACTCGCTGACCAAGACCGCCGGCATCGACCGCCGCAACAAGGCGATCAAGGTGGTCGAGGACTGGGCGGCGGCCAACGGGCGCAGCATCCAGTTCTCCTACACCCTGCCGACCACCACCACCGGCCTGGCCTCCTCCGGGCTGAACGTGCTGAAGAACGCGGTCACCAACGGCGCCCGGATCGACGTCGTGAACCTCATGACGTTCGACTACTACGACGGTGCCACGCACAACATGGCCACCGACACCCAGACCGCCGCCACCGGACTGCACAACCAGCTGGCGACGCTCTACCCGACGAAGACCGACGCCCAGCTGTGGGGCTCGATCGGCGTCATCGAGATGCCCGGCATCGACGACTACGGCCCCGCGGAGACCTTCACCACCGCCAACGCCACCACCGTCTACAACTGGGCGGTCAGCAAGGGCATCAACACCCTGTCGTTCTGGGCCCTCCAGCGCGACAACGGCGGCTGCCCCGGCACCGGGGGCTCGGACTCCTGCTCCGGCACCACGCAGACCACCTGGCAGTTCAGCCACACCTTCGAGCCGTTCACCAGCGGCGGCGGCACCACGACCCCGCCGACCACCAATGACTTCTCGGTCTCGCTGAGCCCGGCCTCCGGCTCGGTCCTGGCCGGCGCCTCGGCCACCTCGACGGTGCACACCGCCGTCACCAACGGCTCCGCGCAGTCCGTCGCCCTCACCGTCAGCGGCGCGCCCGCCGGTGTCACGGCCTCGCTCAGCCCGGCCTCGGTCACCGCGGGCGGCAACTCCACCCTGACGGTCGCCACCACCGCCTCGGCCGCCCCCGGCACCTACACCCTCACGGTGAACGGCACGGCGGCCTCCGGCAGCCACGCGGCCACCTATGTGCTGACCGTCACAGGCCCGACCACCGGCTGCACCACCACCGCCTGGAACAAGACCGCCATCTACGTGGGCGGCGACCATGTGTCCTACGGCGGCCACAACTGGCTGGCCAAGTGGTGGACGACGGGCGAGACCCCCGGTACCACCGGTGAGTGGGGTGTCTGGCAGGACCTCGGCGCCTGCTGA
- a CDS encoding undecaprenyl-diphosphate phosphatase encodes MSAIGVGQAFILGIVEGVTEFLPVSSTGHLKLTEGLMNIPVDDKAVVGFTAVIQVGAIAAVFVYFFKDITRFVGAWLAGLFNSGKRDNHDYKFTWWVIFATIPIVIVGLAAKPLIDGPLGSLWVVAFSLIGGSVVMWCAEQMARFKRGEDQVTFKDAMIVGASQILALLFPGFSRSGATISTALIRDLDRTAATRLSFFLGLPALTGAGIYELKDATGGGVSVPALAVGTLVSFVVAYASIAWLLRFVARHSFNSFVIYRIVVGLLLIGLLSTDVISS; translated from the coding sequence ATGAGTGCCATCGGCGTCGGCCAGGCCTTCATTCTCGGCATAGTGGAAGGAGTGACCGAGTTCCTGCCGGTCTCCTCCACCGGGCATCTCAAGCTCACCGAGGGCCTGATGAACATCCCGGTCGACGACAAGGCTGTCGTCGGCTTCACCGCCGTGATCCAGGTGGGCGCCATCGCCGCGGTGTTCGTGTACTTCTTCAAGGACATCACCCGGTTCGTGGGCGCCTGGCTGGCCGGGCTGTTCAACAGCGGAAAACGTGACAATCACGACTACAAGTTCACCTGGTGGGTGATCTTCGCCACGATCCCGATCGTGATCGTCGGGCTCGCCGCCAAACCCCTGATCGACGGGCCGCTCGGCTCGCTGTGGGTGGTGGCCTTCTCGCTGATCGGCGGGAGCGTCGTCATGTGGTGCGCCGAGCAGATGGCGCGATTCAAGAGGGGAGAGGACCAGGTCACCTTCAAGGACGCGATGATCGTCGGCGCCTCGCAGATCCTCGCGCTGCTCTTCCCCGGCTTCTCCCGGTCCGGCGCCACCATCTCCACCGCGCTGATCCGCGATCTGGACCGGACCGCCGCCACCCGTCTGTCGTTCTTCCTCGGCCTGCCCGCGCTCACCGGCGCCGGGATCTACGAGCTCAAGGACGCGACCGGCGGGGGCGTCAGCGTGCCCGCGCTCGCGGTCGGCACGCTGGTCTCCTTCGTCGTCGCCTACGCCTCCATCGCCTGGCTGCTGCGGTTCGTCGCGCGCCACTCCTTCAACTCCTTCGTGATCTACCGGATCGTGGTCGGCCTGCTGCTGATCGGCCTGCTGTCGACCGATGTGATCAGCTCCTGA
- a CDS encoding RICIN domain-containing protein has product MIHDPTVPIHPARRRRRTAALTAALLLPASAGLALLSAGNAGAATVPTSPATVTGVGSGKCVDARAAVTVNGTAVQQYTCNGTAAQQWQFTATDSGYYRIGAAGAPNQVWDETGVSTADGALTQLWLYGGGANQQWLPVAEAGGAFHFVNRNSGKCLDVPSASTADSVQLQQYTCNGTAAQSFNVSGSGGGTTTTPPPTGDNPDLGPNVVIFDPSMSASSIQTKLNSIFSQQQTNQFGSQRYAVFFKPGTYSADVNVGFYTQVAGLGLSPDNVTINGAVHAEADWFQGNATQNFWRDAENLSVNPTGGTDRWAVSQAAPYRRMHVRGNLALDDGGWSSGGFISDSKVDGQIQSGSQQQFLTKDTEMGSWSGSNWNMVFVGDKGAPAQSFPTYTTVASSPVIREKPFLYIDGSGKYQVFVPALQSNASGTTWNGKTPAGQSLPIDQFYVVKPGATAADMNAALAAGKNLLVTPGVYHLNQTLNITRPDTVVLGMGLATLVPDNGITAVSTSDVDGVKLAGLLIDAGTTNSQTLMQIGAAGSSANHAADPTSLSDVFFRIGGATVGKATQSLVINSNNTIIDHTWAWRADHGNGGTVGWTTNTADTGVIVNGQNVTAYGLFVEHYQKTQVLWNGNGGRTYFFQNEMPYDPPNQSSWMNGSSQGYPAYKVADSVTSHEAWGLGSYCYFSTNSSVVSANAFQVPNTSGVKFHDMVTVSLGGVGTISHVINTTGAAVNSGHQVTDLTSYP; this is encoded by the coding sequence GTGATCCACGATCCCACCGTGCCCATCCACCCCGCCCGTCGCCGCCGACGAACCGCCGCTCTCACGGCGGCACTTCTGCTTCCGGCGTCGGCCGGTCTCGCGCTGCTCTCCGCCGGGAACGCCGGTGCGGCCACCGTCCCGACCTCTCCCGCCACGGTCACCGGCGTGGGCAGCGGCAAGTGCGTGGACGCGCGCGCCGCCGTCACCGTCAACGGCACCGCGGTGCAGCAGTACACCTGCAACGGAACCGCCGCCCAGCAGTGGCAGTTCACCGCGACCGACAGCGGCTACTACCGGATCGGCGCGGCCGGCGCCCCCAACCAGGTCTGGGACGAGACCGGTGTCTCCACCGCCGACGGCGCCCTCACCCAGCTGTGGCTGTACGGCGGCGGCGCCAACCAGCAGTGGCTGCCGGTCGCCGAGGCCGGCGGTGCCTTCCACTTCGTCAACCGCAACAGCGGCAAGTGCCTGGACGTGCCCAGCGCCTCGACCGCGGACAGCGTCCAGTTGCAGCAGTACACCTGCAACGGGACCGCCGCCCAGTCCTTCAACGTCAGCGGCAGCGGCGGTGGCACCACCACCACGCCCCCGCCGACCGGCGACAACCCCGACCTGGGCCCGAACGTCGTCATCTTCGACCCGTCGATGTCCGCGTCGTCCATCCAGACCAAGCTGAACTCGATCTTCAGCCAGCAGCAGACCAACCAGTTCGGCAGCCAGCGCTACGCGGTGTTCTTCAAGCCCGGCACCTACAGCGCGGACGTCAACGTCGGCTTCTACACCCAGGTCGCAGGACTGGGCCTGAGCCCGGACAACGTCACCATCAACGGCGCCGTGCACGCGGAGGCCGACTGGTTCCAGGGCAACGCCACCCAGAACTTCTGGCGCGACGCCGAGAACCTGTCCGTCAACCCGACCGGCGGCACCGACCGCTGGGCGGTCTCGCAGGCCGCCCCCTACCGGCGGATGCACGTACGCGGCAACCTGGCGCTGGACGACGGCGGTTGGTCCAGCGGCGGCTTCATCTCCGACAGCAAGGTCGACGGCCAGATCCAGTCCGGGTCCCAGCAGCAGTTCCTCACCAAGGACACGGAGATGGGCAGTTGGAGCGGCTCCAACTGGAACATGGTCTTCGTCGGTGACAAGGGCGCGCCCGCCCAGAGCTTCCCGACCTACACCACCGTCGCGAGCAGCCCGGTGATCCGCGAGAAGCCGTTCCTGTACATCGACGGCTCGGGCAAGTACCAGGTCTTCGTGCCCGCGCTCCAGTCCAACGCCTCCGGTACCACCTGGAACGGCAAGACCCCGGCCGGACAGTCGCTGCCGATCGACCAGTTCTACGTCGTCAAGCCCGGCGCCACCGCGGCCGACATGAACGCGGCCCTCGCGGCGGGCAAGAACCTGCTGGTCACCCCGGGCGTCTACCACCTCAACCAGACGCTCAACATCACCCGCCCCGACACCGTCGTGCTCGGCATGGGTCTGGCGACCCTCGTCCCGGACAACGGCATCACGGCGGTCAGCACCTCCGACGTGGACGGGGTGAAGCTGGCCGGTCTGCTCATCGACGCCGGCACCACCAACTCCCAGACGCTGATGCAGATCGGCGCGGCCGGTTCGTCCGCCAACCACGCAGCCGACCCGACCAGTCTGTCCGACGTCTTCTTCCGGATCGGCGGCGCGACCGTCGGCAAGGCCACCCAGTCGCTGGTGATCAACAGCAACAACACGATCATCGACCACACCTGGGCCTGGCGGGCCGACCACGGCAACGGCGGCACGGTCGGCTGGACCACCAACACGGCCGACACCGGGGTGATCGTCAACGGCCAGAACGTCACGGCGTACGGCCTGTTCGTCGAGCACTACCAGAAGACCCAGGTGCTGTGGAACGGGAACGGCGGCCGGACGTACTTCTTCCAGAACGAGATGCCGTACGACCCGCCCAACCAGTCGTCCTGGATGAACGGCTCCTCGCAGGGCTACCCGGCGTACAAGGTGGCCGACTCGGTGACCAGCCATGAGGCGTGGGGTCTTGGCAGTTACTGCTACTTCAGCACGAACTCCTCGGTGGTCTCCGCCAACGCCTTCCAGGTGCCCAACACCTCGGGCGTGAAGTTCCACGACATGGTGACCGTCTCGCTCGGCGGAGTCGGCACGATCAGCCATGTCATCAACACGACCGGAGCGGCCGTCAACAGCGGCCACCAGGTCACGGACCTCACCAGCTACCCGTAA
- a CDS encoding Gfo/Idh/MocA family protein: MSTGPVGVALVGAGVISTQYLTALSAFPDIRVLAVADLDVERARAAAREFSVPVAGDVASVLAIPEVEIAVNLTIPAAHAEVAAAALRAGKHVYGEKPLALAPSDGAKILTEARSRGLRVGSAPDTFLGAGLQSAARALAAGVIGEPVSVTAVTQGPGPESWHPSPEFLFQYGAGPLFDIGPYYLTALVALFGPVTRVAATARQARERRVIGSGPRAGTSFAVEVPTHVHALLDFASGPSASATFSFDSSVPRRMIEITGTEGTLSLPDPNTFEGPLRVRALGEDSWRELPVTGTSAGRGIGVLDMARALRSGGEHRASGELAQHVLELMATVAESAERHGFVDLESPAPVVETLPDGWDPVVATLT; encoded by the coding sequence ATGAGCACGGGCCCGGTCGGCGTCGCACTGGTCGGTGCCGGGGTGATCAGCACCCAGTACCTGACCGCGCTCTCGGCCTTCCCCGACATCCGGGTGCTGGCCGTCGCCGACCTCGACGTGGAGCGGGCCCGGGCCGCTGCCCGGGAGTTCTCCGTACCGGTGGCGGGCGATGTCGCCTCGGTGCTGGCGATCCCCGAGGTGGAGATAGCCGTCAATCTGACCATACCGGCCGCGCACGCCGAGGTGGCGGCGGCCGCGCTGCGGGCGGGCAAGCACGTCTACGGCGAGAAGCCGCTGGCGCTCGCGCCCTCGGACGGCGCGAAGATCCTCACCGAGGCGCGCTCGCGGGGACTGCGGGTGGGCAGCGCGCCCGACACTTTCCTCGGCGCGGGCCTTCAGTCGGCGGCCCGGGCGCTGGCGGCCGGAGTCATCGGCGAGCCGGTGAGCGTCACCGCCGTCACCCAGGGCCCCGGGCCGGAGAGCTGGCACCCGAGCCCCGAGTTCCTCTTCCAGTACGGCGCCGGGCCGCTGTTCGACATCGGCCCGTACTATCTGACCGCGCTGGTGGCCCTGTTCGGCCCGGTAACGCGGGTGGCCGCGACCGCGCGGCAGGCGCGCGAGCGGCGGGTGATCGGCTCCGGGCCCAGGGCGGGCACGTCGTTCGCGGTCGAAGTACCCACGCACGTCCACGCGTTGCTGGACTTCGCGAGCGGGCCGAGCGCGTCGGCGACCTTCAGCTTCGACTCCTCGGTGCCGCGCCGGATGATCGAGATCACCGGCACCGAGGGCACGTTGTCGCTGCCCGACCCGAACACCTTCGAAGGGCCGCTGCGGGTAAGGGCGTTGGGTGAGGACTCTTGGCGGGAGCTGCCCGTGACGGGTACGAGCGCCGGGCGCGGCATCGGGGTGCTGGACATGGCGCGGGCCCTGCGGTCCGGCGGCGAGCACCGCGCGTCGGGCGAACTGGCCCAGCATGTCCTGGAGTTGATGGCCACCGTGGCCGAGTCGGCCGAACGGCACGGCTTTGTGGATCTGGAGTCGCCGGCACCCGTCGTGGAGACGCTGCCGGACGGCTGGGACCCGGTGGTGGCGACGCTGACCTGA
- a CDS encoding sugar phosphate isomerase/epimerase family protein — MATPLSIQLYTLRDQIAADRDGALTRLAEIGYRSVEAYDPTADPAGFRKVADGLGLSVSSTHAYALFDKDPGEVFDAVATIGTDLAIIPGGIAHEEFTGLDGLRRTADLINGFAAKAAEHDIRIGYHNHWWEIEPRFAGRTALEVLADLLAPEVFLEVDTYWAAVGGADVPELLHALDDRVLALHVKDGPGVKDEPHTAVGKGDIDVPAILAAAPEALRIVELDTCAGDIFEAVAESHAYLTGLENS, encoded by the coding sequence ATGGCCACACCCCTGAGCATCCAGCTCTACACCCTCCGGGACCAGATCGCCGCCGACCGCGACGGCGCCCTGACCCGGCTCGCCGAGATCGGCTACCGCTCGGTCGAGGCATACGATCCGACCGCCGACCCGGCCGGCTTCCGCAAGGTCGCCGACGGCCTCGGGCTGAGCGTGTCCAGCACCCACGCCTACGCCCTGTTCGACAAGGACCCGGGCGAGGTCTTCGACGCGGTCGCCACCATCGGCACCGACCTGGCGATCATTCCGGGCGGCATCGCGCACGAGGAGTTCACCGGCCTCGACGGGCTGCGCCGCACCGCCGACCTGATCAACGGCTTCGCGGCGAAGGCCGCCGAGCACGACATCCGGATCGGCTACCACAACCACTGGTGGGAGATCGAGCCGCGGTTCGCCGGCCGTACGGCACTTGAGGTGCTGGCCGATCTGCTGGCGCCCGAGGTGTTCCTTGAGGTCGACACCTACTGGGCCGCGGTCGGCGGCGCCGACGTGCCCGAGCTGCTGCACGCCCTCGACGACCGGGTGCTCGCCCTGCACGTCAAGGACGGCCCCGGCGTGAAGGACGAGCCGCACACCGCCGTCGGCAAGGGGGACATCGATGTGCCGGCGATCCTGGCCGCCGCCCCCGAGGCGCTGCGGATCGTCGAACTCGACACCTGCGCGGGCGACATCTTCGAGGCCGTCGCCGAGAGCCACGCCTATCTGACCGGGCTGGAGAACTCATGA
- a CDS encoding sugar phosphate isomerase/epimerase family protein, with the protein MKLGFLTACLPQLPLAEIAAWAAAHDYQALEVATWPSTGSREFEASHIDVVGLDKRRADETRALFDQHGLTLSALAYYENNLHPDPARRSEIAAHVRANVDAAALLGVEYVGTFVGRHPGLSVKENLAQAERELPPLVEYAGERGVKIIIENCVMEGWHPDGYPGNLAYSPELWEWMFDLGLYLNYDPSHLLWLGIDPVTALKPYIDRIPHAQAKDAQLDPRARDRYGVFGRSVARTDGWDSGWWRYRVPGLGDVDWRGVVDTLYEGGFTGVLSVEHEDPVWSGDVRRITQGLEIAHRTLRPLIVG; encoded by the coding sequence ATGAAGCTGGGCTTTCTGACCGCCTGCCTTCCGCAGCTCCCGCTCGCCGAGATCGCCGCGTGGGCGGCCGCGCACGACTACCAGGCGCTGGAGGTGGCCACCTGGCCCTCCACCGGCTCCCGGGAGTTCGAGGCGAGCCACATCGACGTGGTGGGCCTCGACAAGCGCCGGGCCGACGAGACCCGCGCCCTGTTCGACCAGCACGGCCTGACCCTGTCCGCGCTGGCGTACTACGAGAACAATCTGCACCCCGACCCCGCCCGCAGGTCCGAGATCGCCGCCCATGTACGGGCCAACGTCGACGCGGCCGCGCTGCTCGGCGTGGAGTACGTCGGCACCTTCGTCGGCCGGCACCCCGGGCTCTCGGTCAAGGAGAACCTCGCGCAGGCCGAGCGCGAACTGCCGCCGCTGGTCGAGTACGCGGGCGAGCGCGGCGTGAAGATCATCATCGAGAACTGCGTGATGGAGGGGTGGCACCCCGACGGCTACCCCGGCAACCTCGCCTACTCCCCCGAGCTGTGGGAGTGGATGTTCGACCTCGGGCTCTACCTCAACTACGACCCCTCGCACCTGCTGTGGCTCGGCATCGACCCGGTCACCGCGCTGAAGCCGTACATCGACCGCATCCCGCACGCGCAGGCCAAGGACGCACAGCTCGACCCGCGCGCCCGGGACCGCTACGGCGTCTTCGGCCGCTCGGTGGCCCGCACCGACGGCTGGGACAGCGGCTGGTGGCGCTACCGGGTGCCGGGCCTGGGCGACGTCGACTGGCGCGGAGTCGTCGACACGCTCTACGAGGGCGGCTTCACCGGGGTGCTGTCCGTCGAGCACGAGGACCCCGTCTGGAGCGGGGACGTGCGGCGGATCACCCAGGGGCTGGAGATCGCCCACCGCACGCTGCGCCCGCTGATCGTCGGCTGA